The Ornithorhynchus anatinus isolate Pmale09 chromosome 11, mOrnAna1.pri.v4, whole genome shotgun sequence genomic interval GTGACCCCCACCTGTCCAGCACCTCTGAAGGGGAAGGGTCTGTATTCAGGTGAGGAGGATagaggcagggaaaggaagggcagggaggagaggggagggagtcgtTGGGTTGTGTGGATGaaggagggctgggaggagaaactgaggtggaggcagagcagggaggggCATAGGGACAGGGATGGGAGGCTCGGGCTGGGGCCCTGGGCGGGGAGAGTTGGCactaggggggaagggggaaggccaGCAAGGAGGGTCCGAGGGTCTCAGCTATGTGCTATTTGTCATTTCCAGATTGGCCGGGTCAGAGTCGGCTCCCCAGGCCTCTGGGGCTTCTCCCCAAGCCCCACCCAGCCATGGTGAGCCCCTGCCCGCTCTTGGCCAAGTCAGAGCTCCAGCCATAGTGGGCACCACTTATCTGTATCATTTGCTTAAATTTGCTTCAGAGAGTCCCTGAGTATCAGCATGCAAAGCAGTCCGCTGTCCCCCGGCAACCCAGGGCCAGTCTGCACCCCCTTCCATCACCAGCTGATGGATTCCGAGCCCACTGGCTCCCTGCTCCAACACTTCCCAGGGCCCCCTTCCTTGGGCCCCCCCATCTTCCCGTCCCACCACCTTGCCTTATTTCCTGGGATTGTGCCAGGAATtagggaagacagggagggtCGGTGGGTTGGACCAACTCATGGAGGCCCATGGACAGACTCACGGAGGTAGGCTTTCTATAATTCTGGCTTCTTCTTTTTGTCCCTTTTCATGCACCTGCACACCAGCCAATGACACCATCCCCCCGTGTACCCCCACACTTACAAACAGGCCTATCCGCTTTCTATTGCGTGCATGCGTGCacgggcgcacacacacacacccccttacACACTCATGCTCACTCTCACCGTCACATCTCTGTAGGagcctcctctccccaactctctctggcccccgcccctccttcccACAGATGCTGACTGCATTGAGCCTACAGGAAGCCATGACTCGGAGCCAGCTGATCGACCGCAGAGGTAGCGGCAAAGGcacgggcagggagagaaggcacagCCGGGACCCACCCCAGGGTTGGCTGGGGCCAgtaggggcattcattcattcattagtatttactgagtgcttaatatgtgcagagcactgtactaagcgcttgaaatgtacaattcggcaacagatagagacaatcgctgcccattgatgggcttacagtctaatcagcagTTCAGGGGGCTCACTCTGGCCGGGGTGGGGACTGCAAAGCTGCTGCCCGCTCCCATCTcggagtcttccccaactaacccaGCACTTCCCCCTGGGGGGCCCTGGGATCCAGGGGCACCGGCTCAGGCCAGGGACTGGTGCTGAAACCCTTCCTTTGTCCCCattgctcccaagggcttagtaatctGTGGCCTCCCCAGCCCTATTCTTTCCAgcctctctgacccccagactGGGCCCCTGACCCCACCCAGAACTGCCTCTATCTCCTTCTTCTTACAGGGTCGGGCTCCTTGGACAGCACAGTGAGTTACTGAACCCCACGGCCACCGCTTTGGTCCTGGCCCAGGGGCCCAAGCCTAGGCCTCAgagtggagtgggggtggggggtggatggagggaaggatgggaggggctTGTGGAGAGGGGTCCCGAAAGGGGAATTCTGGGAGCCTCTTTCAGATTGTTGGTGTTAGTCCCAAGATGGAAGGATTCCCAGTGGGAAGCCGGGGAATGCAGCTCTCTGAGCTTGGGTGCTGGCTGTCAGGGGCCAGATGACCTGGAGGAGTTTGCCGGGCCGGGCCAGTCAGCGACCTTCCACCATCCAGCCCAGGGCCATTCCAGGCCTCTGGAGGCCTTTGGGCTGGACCGGACTGGCTCTGCAGCCATGGTGACTGGGGCAGAGCTCGGCCAAGAAGTCGCTCCTGGCTCGGTGGCCTGGGCTCTGAGTCCTCCCTCAGGTGGCTGAGCGGGAGCCGCTTTGGGAGGGGGCGGCCCTTGGCTCTGCTCCAAGTTGCTTCGGGGAGTCCCTCATTTTCACCCCCTTGGCAGGCACAGCCCCcagcagcttcttgagggcaagggacaGAATGGATTCTGTTCATCTCTCTCAGCTCCTCTTCACAAGCAACAGGAGTGCTGGGCTGGAGGGGACTGAGTTCAGTGGCTCAAGGCAAAGGATACTGTGCCACTGCcctgcttcatccccattgggTGGAAGAAGTTTGGTCCCTCCAGCTCTTCCCCTGCCATCAGGTTGGGGGAGTCCTGGCCACACCCAAAGGAGCCCGCATGCACCCATGCACTGCAAGCACGCATGCACACTCGGTGACTCAGAGGACTAACAGCCCAGTGATAATccatcgctgggcctcagtgcagCGGCTGACACCCAGAAGGATTCCAGTTTGCTCAGGGCCACATGCTCACACAGGCTCAGTCCCATTTCCACCCTGGCCCTGTAGGTTTCCTCCCCACAGAAGGAATCCCCTGAGAGCATCTACCTGGAGTGTGACCCCCACCCAGGTAAGCCCCTTCCTACTCCATGgtgccttcccctcctcacctcctcacctccaccccctgccctcctcgcCCTTCCGACAAGCCCTTCCTTCTACCCCCCACTCGACCAACTGGCTATCCTCTGTCCTGACCCCATGCAAGGGACCCTTGGCTTCTAGAACCAAACAATCAAGCTAAATTCTTGGGCAACTACAATAGGTAGAGActtaatccctgcccagaaggggcttacagtctaggggcttGTTGAGCCTCCAGGCTGGGTGCTCCCCAGCCTTACCCAGTCCTTGACTCCCACCCTCCTACCCCCCGCCCCCTGGAGCTGAAGAAGGCCTCAGTCAACTCACCCACCTTCTCTCTTTCAGCCTCAACCCCGGTCCCCAGCCTGAGCCGGGTTCCAAGTGTTCAAGCTCTgactcctccaaaccctcagcccaaggtctcaaagctgCCCCGGTGAGTTTGTCTCAGAGCTCCCCGCTGGAAGTATCATTCTAAACATTCCTAGACGGGGGTCCCGGCCAGGCTGATTCTCTaccctggagaaggaggagagaccaGGAGGGGTCCCCTGTTGAACTTTGCTTCCTAAATCTGCCCTCCACATACCTCTCCCCAGGGCCAACACCTTCTCCTGGGCAGCCGTCAGCGTGAGTGTGGGGAGAGGCATCGCAGtgagctggagggtgggggagttGCCAGGGGTTGAGGGCGAGTGGGTGGGGGGCGGTATTGAAGAGAGGCAGGATTCGGGGTGCCCCCACCGCTTCCTTAACATGGCTTCCTGTGTTCCAGGGACCAGCGGAAACAGTTCCCAAGGGTGAGGAGTGGTCCATGTCCCTGCAGGGATTTGTGCCAGTCTGCCTGCCaaagcctcccccttctcccacggCTCCCTGCTGCCTCACGCCCCGCCGCCCCATCCCCTTCGCTGTCCCGAGGTGGGGGTTGGCCCAGGCTGGATGATTCCCCCACTTCCTATGTGCCCTGCCAGGCGAGATGGGGTTCACCTGCCCAGAAGCCCCTTCCAGGCTGTCCCCACAGGcttgctcccaagcctggggctgGCAAGTTCtcatccaggtcttctgatggagtggggagagggttcTTTTATCTCAGCTTTGGCTGTCAGTAGGGGCCCCTTCATTGCCAGGACTGTTTCCCTGTTCCAAATCAATTCTGGGCATTCCgacctacacccccccccccccagctccatccccaTACCTTGCTCCCCTCCTTCAGCTGAGTACTTGCCACTTTCTGCAGCCTCCCTGGGGAACAGCTCCATAGATGAGGtgagaggggtgggtgggtgaaaggggcaggtgggaggggagagagaccaagGGCCCGGGTCCTTCCCTGATCTGGGGTCCTCGCTGTCTCGACCCGTTTTAGCCTTCTACGAGCTGCAGGACAAAAACTCCGCatccccgccctcccagccctcGTTCTACCTaccggcccccaccccgcccactgGTTTAGTGTCCCCCTGGTGCTGTGTGCAGGACCCCAGCATCCTGACCCAACCCTGGTACGCAGACCCCTGTGACCGCCAGACAGCCGAAAGCGTCCTGCTTCTCCAAAAGGTAGCTACCTGACTCCCTAATGGGGACCCCCGGAGACCCTGACTCATCCCTGGAGCAATTACAATGAGCTGACTGCCCGGGGGTGGGTCTTGTGGCCAGGACGGGGCCTTCATCGTACGTCCCAGCTCGAACCCCGGAGGGTCCCAGCCCTTCACCCTGGCCGTGCTGCTCCACAACCGTGTCTACAACGTCCCCATCCGGCGGCTGGACGGCGGGCGGCACTACGCTCTTGGCCGTGAGGGGAAGATCCGAGAGGAGGTGGGTGCTGGAGAGTGGCGGGACTGAAGGGGAGCAGGCGGAGTGAGGTCCTGAACCCTGGGGACTACCTTCCCGTCAGCCTCAGCTCCTCCCACCATCCAGAGGAACACTTGGGTCTCTGTTGGCTGGGCCGAGGATGGGGCGAGTGCCCCTGGGGCCCTGTCCCAAATTCCGCtgctaggagggagagaaggggtggaggtAGGAAGGATGAGGTGGTTTGATGAAGCTGGCCACACCGCCCCCAAATCCCTGCAGGGTAGGGACCGGCCTGCCTGTCCAGTTCCTCTCCCCACCGGTTCCCTGCCACAGCTGGGCTctcaaccctgtcctccttcccctcagctcttctCCAGCGTGGCCGCCATTGTCAAGCACTACTCGCGGAAGCCACTTCCCCTTGTGGACAGGCACACGGGCGCCCGTCAGTTTAcctgtcttctcttccccactaaaccctgacttctgtctctcccctggcctcagctttacCACATGGCACTAgttcttggggggtgggggggaggcagagcttGGGGCGGTGGGACGTGCATGGGAGCCTTGGGGAAGCAGGGAAATCTTTGAAACGCAGCATTGGGGGAAgtaaagggctgggggagagtttAAAGAAGGAAGGGACAGGGCAGCTCCCTGGTCATGAGGGGAGGTGGACAAGTCCACCTTATATTGAATTAAGTCAAAGTTAGCGTCCGATTTGTGGGACCTCTCTGTCTCAGCACAGACACGCGCATGTAACTATGTTTCTCCTCTGTAATAAAGATGGAGTATACAGTTCTGGGTTATTGATTTGGGTAAAAACAGGGTATCTGtggttcaggaaccaatccccCATTCCCATTACTGTTCCTCTGGGAACACGGGGTCCGACTTTCAATGTGTCGACTTCAGATGCAGTGTTTCAGAaaccagagagagaagcagcgtggctcagtggaaagagcccaggcttggaagtcagaggtcgtggcttctaatccctgctccaccacttgccagctgtgtgacttgggccaagtcacttcactcctctgggcctcagtcacctcatctataaaatggggattaaaaactgtgagcctcacgtgggaccacctgattaccctgtatctcccccagcgcttagaacagtgctcttcacatagtaagcacttaacaaataccaacattattattattattattctctgggcctcagttaccgcatgtgtaaaatggggattaaaaactgtgagccccaagtgggataacctgatcaccttgtataccccaccaacgcttagaacagtgatttgcacatagtaagcccttaacaaataccatcattattattactgttattattattattctctcggcctcagttacctcagttcctcagttacctcagttacctcatctttaacctcaacctgatcaccttgtatcccccctacagcgcttagaatagtgctctgcacatagtaagcgcttaacaaataccaacatcattattattattattattatcattattctctgggcctcagttacctcatctgtaaaatggggattcaaaactttgagcctcaagtgggacaacctgatcaccttgtattgcttagaacagtgctttgcacatagtaagaccttaataaataccaacgttattattattattattattattaattattattctatgggcctcagttacctcagtacctcagttacctcagttacctcatctgtaacctcaaccagatcatcttgtatcccccccggcgcttagaatagtgctttgcacatagtaagcgcttaacacatattattattattattgttattattattattatatatgtccaGATGCGAAGTCTGCTTCTGCAAGATGAACTCCCCGTTAAGAGGGGCTGCTGTTACCTACTGTGGCCACCTGAGGGCGCCCCCACGACAGGGATGCCGCTGCCCAGCCCAActgggcagaggaggaaccttgGGGAAAGGAGGCGCTTAGCTtggtccatcatcatcatcatcatcatcatcatcatcaccaccctcaTCCTCATCATAGCAACATTTGgggtttgtcaagcacttactaaggggcAAACACGGAGGGCAGAGACAGTACAATAactcagacgcagtccctgtcccaaacgtctctcccagtctaaggggaagggagagcaggcatctcattcccattttagagatgagggagccgaggcacagagaagcagcccggcccacTGGAGAGACCacacacctgggaatcagaaatccCAGGTTCTAACTCCGCCTGCGTCACTTGctcgcttgtgaccttgggcaggtcatttcacttctcagtgcttcaactgcctcatcaggaaaatgagtcattcattcattcaatagtatttattgaacacttactttgtgcaaagcactgtactaagagcttggaacggactattcggcaacagatagagacaatccctgcccattgacgggtttacagtctaatcggggaaggcagatggacaaaaacgagacaacttaatcacgataaatagaatcaagggaatggacacctcattaacaaaataaatagggtaataaaaatatgtacaaatgagtacagtgctgaggggagaggaaggagagggggttctctctccctcttagactgtgaattccatgagggacaggggctgtgtcctgcctgattaccttgtatctaccccagcacttagtacagtgcttggcacatagtaagcccatatcaaatgacacaattattattactattacttgcccaaggtcacccagcgaccaagtggcagagccataattagaatccaggacttctgacacccaggcccgggttctttccctaagccacgctgctttctttggTGGCGCTGTGCCGGGGTGGCTTGAGGGCTGGCTTGAGGCCTACAGGAGCCTCAGGCTTTCCCCAGGACCAGTTTTactttcttgtactttcccaaacacttaataataataataataatgttggtatttgttaagcgcttactatgtgcagagcactgttctaagcgctggggtagacacaggggaatcaggttgtcccacgtggggctcacagtcttcatccctattttacagatgagggaactgaggcccagagaagttaagtgacttgcccacagtcacaaagctgacaaatggcagagctgggatttgaactcatgacctctgactccaaagcccgtgctctttccactgagccacgctgcttcagtacactgcacttagtacagtgctcttcataaagtgctcaataaataccattgattgattgacctgtcaCCCGAGGAAGGAATGTCCCTCACCTCAGGCCCAGAAGTCCTTCCTTTGGTTGACTCGACGGGTCAGGCTACCAGGCTGGGGGCCCACGGCCCCGGGGGCCTGAGAACTGGAGATCTGGGGTGGAAGGGAGCAGCCCCTGAGGGTGGGCTGGTCACTGGGCAGTCCGCTCGGACTCCCAGCCGCCTCCAGGTCTGAGCTCCTGCAGCCCGGGAAGGCTTTTGGAAAGGTAGGGCAGGAGAAGCTTCTGGGACCCAAACCCTAGTGAGAGGACGGCAGGGGGGTGGGAATAGCCCCTGttgggaagcaggaaggaggagatctgtgGGCGGTCCTTGGGCCCGGCTTGGATGTATTTGAGCGGGGAGCCCGTTCagcacagcagagggagggagggaggggaccacGTGTGAGCTGATTTGGCTTTCAAAGCCGGGTAGGGGTGAGGGAAGCCCAGGGGTAGGGTAAAGGGGAGCCCAGGAGGCCCACCCGGGAGCCTGGTGCCCCAGTGGAGGGATGGAGGTTCCCAGAGGGCAGCGGCTGGGCCCTGGCCGGACTCCCAGGACACGGTGTGCGGGACACTGCTGGAGCAATGACTCAGCAGAAGCTCCAGGAAACAAAGGGGCTGATTCTGCGGGCCCGGCACGAGGCGTCCCAGGCTGTGCCCCGTGCGGAcggggtccccggggccccgcggccTGGCCCGGCATGCGCATGGGCCTTCAACCCTCTTGGGTCTGGCCCCAAGCCTCCTGGAGCCCTCGGGGGCCGGTACTTCTGTCCTGGGGCTCCTTGGACCGTGGCGGGCTCCCGGTGGGCCTGGGGGCGGTGCAGGAGAgcaggcggggccgggccgcttGGCTCTGGAGCGGAGGACCGGCCGGCCCGGGGTCACCTTGCAACTCTGGGCACCTGGAAGGGACTTCCGGGCACATCACTCCAGGGTTCGGCAGCCAGAAGCCTCTTCCAGAATCCCTCGCTGGAGTTATGGAACACTTGATCTGGGGGCTTTTCCTGTACCTGCCCCGGGACTGTCCCAACCTCTTTCCCTCATGGCCCATTTCACCAGACTCCGGGGGAGGGGCCCGTGCTCTCtacagcccagctcctccaaggggCTGCACTGGGCCTCAGGAATCTGTGTTCTCGGCGGGAGCCCGTCAGGTGACTTTCTAGAAGGAATCTGCTCCCTCCCGAGGGCCCCTTAGGCAGCGCCTCCAGGGTTCCAAATTTGCCCAAAGTTCCCTGGGGTCCCATCCCAGCAGCTCTGCCACTACCCTGCCCTACCTCCCTCCTCAGGAAGAAGCCCCTCAGCAGGCCCTGCCCTACGGGCAGCCGCCcaaaccccccaccctccccgcctgtCTGCTGCCACAGGACGGGGACCCGGGAGGCTGGGGTCTGCTCACCCGAACAGtctgagcaggaaaggaaaatgagggtgaAACTCTCTCCCGGGGCATCTCTGGTCTGCTCAGAGCCCCTCTGCCTGCTCACCCAGTGGGGACGTGCCCCTCTTTCCTCCAAACCCAACCtcaccctctcagctgcctctctcTCAGAGCCTCTAGTCCCCAGCCCTATCCTCTTGCCCCCATCCTTCTCTCTGTACCCCTTACCGACCCAaacctcctggggtccagtgagTGCACCAGGGTCAGGTGTGGATGTGAGGGGCAGTCCAGGCTCCATTGCCTGGAGgggcttctctgggccctggGCTCTTGCTACCCAGACCCTGTAAACTCTCTCTGGCCCACCTCAGTGCTGGCTCCTGGCTCACCAAGATGCACCAATCTCCCTGGactctggggaggagcaggggtggaGGGCGTTCTCCCCTAAGCCAGGCTCCCGCTCGCCCTTATCCAGAGGGTTGGGAGGTGGATGCTGGGAGGCCCCTGATCCCGGGGGTTTGGCCTCCTGAGTGGCAGCTTCTGGAGGCCCTGGGGGGGAGTGATCCAA includes:
- the SH2D6 gene encoding SH2 domain-containing protein 6, whose product is MTRSQLIDRRGSGSLDSTGPDDLEEFAGPGQSATFHHPAQGHSRPLEAFGLDRTGSAAMVSSPQKESPESIYLECDPHPAFYELQDKNSASPPSQPSFYLPAPTPPTGLVSPWCCVQDPSILTQPWYADPCDRQTAESVLLLQKDGAFIVRPSSNPGGSQPFTLAVLLHNRVYNVPIRRLDGGRHYALGREGKIREELFSSVAAIVKHYSRKPLPLVDRHTGARQFTCLLFPTKP